One window of Tepidanaerobacter acetatoxydans Re1 genomic DNA carries:
- a CDS encoding helix-hairpin-helix domain-containing protein: MIKVFDFSRREKMLLGILLILIVSLGSVTYYVFFRKPPEIAFKLQEEPAIPVTAPAAGKEKIVVYVTGAVKNPGVYTLEEGNRVKDAIEIAGGHLHDADLLRLNLAQKVHDEDKLYVPQIGETPEQSEFEDTTYEATVGVSSKNDGKININTAGEAELIQLPGIGPVTAQKIMDYRKTNGLFKTIDDIKNVSGIGDKKFEQIKDKIKVK; the protein is encoded by the coding sequence GTGATAAAAGTGTTTGATTTTAGCAGGAGAGAAAAAATGCTTTTAGGTATACTGCTGATATTAATTGTTTCCCTAGGTTCTGTTACATATTATGTATTTTTCAGGAAGCCTCCGGAGATAGCATTTAAACTTCAGGAGGAACCTGCAATCCCTGTTACAGCCCCGGCTGCAGGAAAGGAGAAAATAGTGGTTTATGTTACCGGAGCGGTAAAAAACCCCGGCGTATATACTTTGGAAGAAGGGAATAGAGTAAAAGATGCTATAGAAATAGCAGGAGGTCACCTCCACGATGCTGATCTTTTACGGTTAAATCTGGCTCAAAAGGTGCATGATGAAGATAAATTATATGTTCCCCAAATTGGGGAAACACCGGAACAATCAGAATTCGAAGATACTACTTATGAGGCTACGGTAGGTGTAAGTTCTAAAAATGACGGCAAAATTAATATCAATACCGCAGGCGAAGCAGAACTTATTCAATTACCCGGCATTGGCCCTGTGACCGCTCAGAAAATTATGGATTACAGAAAAACTAACGGCTTGTTTAAGACTATAGACGATATAAAGAATGTTTCGGGAATAGGAGATAAGAAGTTTGAACAAATAAAGGACAAAATCAAAGTTAAATAA
- a CDS encoding MFS transporter — translation MVNSESKEQLNSVIAVITIFGVISLLGDMVYESARSANSQYFNLLGINAAQVGLIFGIGEFLGYFLRLIAGILSDKSGKHWLFIFTGYGMLIAVPLMGLTMNWNILIILILAERIGKSLRNPAKDTILSAVAENQVGTGFAFGLQEALDQIGAFTGPLIFTLVFYFTAENRVVQYQLGYKLLLIPFIALMFFVTFAYFKTEREKLIRSIKQREFYTENLRPTFWIYTAFTFFCTLGFVNFSVIGYHLKANNLLSDGNITLLYSCAMIVDAITALVIGRAYDQMKKKAKTKTGGLLVLIAVPFITLLIPFLTFSTSSTMIIIGMIIFGIVIGTHETIMRSAIADITPFNKRGTSYGVFNACYGLALLGGSALVGFLYDLNKLGIIKMFTCITEMIAILLYFKMSQMIKSGQ, via the coding sequence GTGGTGAACAGCGAATCCAAGGAACAGCTTAACTCAGTCATTGCTGTTATAACTATATTTGGCGTTATTAGTTTACTAGGCGATATGGTCTATGAAAGTGCCCGTAGCGCAAATAGTCAGTACTTCAATTTACTTGGCATTAATGCTGCACAAGTTGGATTGATTTTTGGTATAGGAGAATTTTTAGGATATTTTTTACGGCTAATAGCTGGTATTCTGTCAGATAAGAGCGGAAAACACTGGCTTTTTATTTTTACAGGCTATGGCATGTTAATAGCTGTGCCTTTAATGGGCCTCACAATGAATTGGAATATTCTTATTATACTTATTCTTGCAGAGCGCATAGGAAAATCTCTGCGCAATCCTGCAAAAGATACAATATTGTCTGCAGTTGCTGAAAATCAGGTTGGAACTGGATTTGCTTTTGGCCTTCAGGAAGCACTGGATCAAATCGGCGCATTTACCGGCCCTCTAATTTTTACTTTAGTTTTTTATTTTACCGCTGAAAATAGGGTTGTCCAGTACCAATTAGGTTATAAATTACTCTTGATACCGTTTATTGCTCTAATGTTTTTTGTAACCTTTGCATATTTTAAGACTGAAAGAGAAAAATTAATCCGCTCTATTAAGCAAAGAGAATTTTATACTGAAAATCTAAGACCGACATTCTGGATATATACTGCTTTTACATTCTTTTGCACTTTGGGATTTGTTAATTTCAGTGTCATCGGCTATCATTTAAAAGCAAATAATTTGCTATCCGATGGAAATATAACTCTCTTATATTCATGTGCTATGATTGTAGATGCAATAACAGCACTTGTTATCGGCAGAGCATATGACCAAATGAAAAAGAAAGCAAAAACAAAAACAGGAGGTCTATTAGTACTTATTGCCGTACCATTTATCACACTCTTAATTCCATTTTTGACATTTAGCACATCTTCGACAATGATTATTATTGGTATGATAATTTTCGGGATTGTCATAGGAACCCATGAGACGATTATGCGTTCGGCTATTGCGGATATTACACCATTTAACAAGCGAGGCACAAGCTACGGAGTGTTTAATGCATGCTATGGTTTGGCACTCCTAGGTGGATCGGCTTTGGTGGGGTTTTTATATGACCTTAATAAACTGGGGATTATTAAGATGTTTACTTGTATCACGGAAATGATTGCAATTTTACTGTATTTCAAAATGAGCCAAATGATTAAGTCTGGCCAATAA
- a CDS encoding cobyric acid synthase: MTAKCIMIQGTGSSVGKSRLVTGLCRLFKQDGFKVAPFKSQNMALNSYITRDGLEMGRAQATQAEACGIEPSVIMNPILLKPRSDKNSQVIVKGKPFGNFSAMDYHEYKPKLMQLIKESYDELARDNDIIVIEGAGSPAEINLRERDIVNMGMAELVNAPVVIVGDIDRGGVFASLAGTMLLLNDNEKAMVKAVIINKFRGDLKLLEPGLEMLEDIIKRPVLGVVPYADIYIDEEDSPQSEKERLMQKYDRSDNADMDKESQLKVKVLSLPRITNFTDFAPLGEFPGIQLSYVYNGPIDDADMVLIPGSENPKESMEFIQSRGWDKEIQELSKTGVVILGMGSSYPLLGKTLSFSSDFGIKENIKGLGLLDVHIELQQQDSIRVLGKISDNLPAPADVLSGSEIEGYRIYSGNIIQQGKEINFIKTYNCSDNSLDGLISATGRTLGTFIHGIFDNHDFTMRFVNFLKNIKHDESVITNNAKSFDFNKFKEAEYDRWADIIRANIDIKKLYEIIGIEI; encoded by the coding sequence ATGACAGCTAAATGCATAATGATTCAAGGAACTGGCTCTTCCGTAGGAAAAAGTCGATTAGTTACCGGACTTTGCAGGTTATTTAAGCAAGATGGATTTAAAGTTGCGCCATTCAAATCCCAAAATATGGCATTAAATTCATATATAACCCGGGATGGCTTAGAGATGGGCAGAGCTCAAGCTACCCAAGCTGAAGCATGCGGTATAGAACCTTCAGTCATAATGAATCCAATACTGTTAAAACCGCGTTCGGACAAAAATAGTCAGGTAATAGTCAAAGGCAAACCTTTTGGCAACTTTTCAGCGATGGACTACCATGAATACAAACCAAAACTGATGCAACTGATAAAAGAAAGCTATGATGAGTTGGCTCGGGATAATGACATAATTGTTATAGAGGGGGCTGGAAGTCCTGCGGAAATAAATCTTCGCGAAAGAGATATCGTCAATATGGGTATGGCCGAATTAGTTAATGCCCCAGTAGTTATTGTAGGAGATATTGACAGAGGTGGGGTTTTTGCATCATTGGCAGGAACAATGCTTTTATTGAATGATAATGAAAAAGCCATGGTAAAAGCCGTTATAATAAACAAATTTCGGGGAGATTTAAAGCTGCTTGAACCAGGTCTTGAAATGCTGGAGGATATAATAAAACGGCCGGTTTTAGGAGTTGTACCTTATGCCGATATCTATATAGATGAGGAGGATTCTCCTCAATCGGAAAAAGAACGGTTGATGCAAAAGTATGATAGAAGCGACAATGCCGATATGGATAAAGAAAGCCAATTAAAGGTAAAAGTCTTAAGTCTGCCTCGAATTACAAATTTTACTGACTTTGCGCCATTAGGTGAATTTCCGGGAATCCAGCTATCATATGTATACAATGGTCCCATTGACGATGCGGATATGGTTTTAATTCCGGGATCAGAAAATCCCAAAGAGAGCATGGAATTTATTCAATCAAGAGGTTGGGATAAAGAAATTCAGGAGCTTTCTAAAACGGGTGTGGTAATTTTGGGTATGGGCAGCAGTTATCCTTTGTTGGGAAAAACCCTGAGTTTTTCTTCGGACTTTGGAATAAAGGAAAACATAAAAGGATTAGGCTTGCTTGATGTGCACATAGAACTACAGCAACAGGATTCTATACGTGTGTTAGGGAAAATTTCAGATAATCTTCCGGCTCCAGCAGATGTTTTAAGCGGATCAGAAATAGAAGGTTATCGCATATATTCTGGAAATATTATACAACAAGGCAAAGAAATTAATTTTATAAAAACCTATAACTGCTCTGATAATTCATTAGACGGCCTTATATCAGCAACGGGTCGTACCCTTGGAACCTTTATTCACGGAATATTTGACAATCATGATTTTACCATGAGATTCGTAAACTTTTTAAAAAATATTAAACATGATGAAAGTGTTATCACAAACAATGCCAAATCTTTTGATTTTAATAAATTTAAAGAGGCTGAATATGATCGCTGGGCGGATATAATCAGGGCTAATATCGATATTAAAAAGTTATATGAGATAATAGGTATAGAAATATAG